The genomic stretch CATTTGATAAATCAATTAATCAAGGTCTTAGTGAACTTCAGCAAAAGCTAAGCGGGGTTCAGCGACATAAAATGAGACAACAAGCGGTGAATCGAGAGCGTGATATGAACAGTCAGGATCTATTTTTAAAGCTGCAGCGTAAAATGGACAAATAACACTGAACTTCTTACTACAAGCTGAATATAATGTCATAGATTGCATTTTGTGAAAAGGAGGGACCATAGGATGTATTATAATCAAAAACAAGCATACCCTCACCCGCACCCTCATTACTATCAGCAGCCTGTAATGAAAAAAGCAGTTCAATATCCTTCAAAGCCTGTGCAAAAGCCAATGCCAAAGCAAGGTGGATGTGGTTGCGGATCTAAATTACCGAAGCGTTAAACCGTTTGTACTGCCTATCTTGGCAGTACTTTTTTTCTTCTTATACATAGTATAGATGGAGGTGAATGACGTGGCAGATTTTTTTGAGCAATTAGAGAAACTTTTTGAAGAGCAAATCATTGGTTCTCATGAAAAAAAGATGGATGAAGTGGAAAAGTTATCTCAGCGATTTGAAAAGCAAGAGCGTCAATTACAGCAGCAAGAAAAGCAAATTGATGATATTTATAATGATGATCCGTTTGGACAATAAAATTATTTCTTGACCAAAAGCCCATACCAATTCATGCCCCATCACATATTGTATAGAGAAGAAGGACAGAGGGGGTGTAATTATGGGCTTTGGATATGGCGGATATGGCTGTGGCTACGGTGGTGGTTACGGCGGTGGTTTTGCGCTAATCGTAGTACTATTTATTTTATTAGTTATTATTGGTTGTGCATGTTACAACTAATCCCTTCTACTGAATATAGTAAAAGAGAGTACGAGTGAGCATTCACTCGTACTTTATTTTGATATTGTACCTCACAAACCGTCGATTAAAAGTGGTCACCATCTGGGCAGCAGTTGCATACGATAAAGTATTCCGTACAGAACCGCTTCTTCTCACACAATATGGCGGCTAGAAACAATTTGGTTTCATAAGCTTTATATGCCAAAGGAGGCAATGTAAATGGATAACAATATGTTTAAGAATATTGAAAAGAAAACAGGCGTTAATATGAAGGATATTTTCGAGCTAGCGAACTCCGTGCAAAACGCCAATTTTAAGGATGAACAAACGGTGCGTAATATTGTAAAACGTGTAGCTCAAATTGCAAATAAACCAATTTCAAAACAAAAAGAAGATCAGATTGTCAAAGCACTTGCTAGCAACAACCAATCAATTGATTTTAGTACAATTTCTAAAATGTTGAATGAGAAGAAGAAATAAGTAAAGAGCCGGGATTCCCCGGCTCTTTACTTATGAAATGACTAGTATGCTTTTAAAAAAGGTTTTAAAAAGCGAGAAGGGTAAGCTGTTTTTCCTCTTCGCGTTTGTAAAATGGATAGGTATAGGGATAGCTTTGCTCGCGTCATGGCTACATAAAGTAAGCGTCTTTCTTCTTCCAATGCACCAACCTCACCGTTTCGGTACGATTCAAGCGCATAGTCATGCGGAATACCCCCGTCTACGTTACCTAAAACATATACGTGCTTATACTCCAGACCCTTAGCACGATGAATGGTTGTTAAATGAACGCTCTCATTAAACTGCTTACTTAAAACCTTCATTTCTTTGTTCATACCAATCATGTGATCTGCGTGGTCAAGCAGTTCTTTGACGGTTGAAAATTTACGTGCAACAACTCTTAAGTCACGAACGTCGTCTGACCCTTTTTCCATGGCATTCCCTTCATTTCCACGCTTTTTGACAAAGTCATCAAAACCCATATCTTTTGAAATAGTTTCAATGGCATTAACAGGCTTCATCTTTTTTAAGCTTGCAAACAACGGAATAATCTTTTTCAACTTCTTTTGTTGAAACGATTTTAAATCCTTTAAATGGCCAAGCGCTTCGACAAATGATACGTCATTTAAAATACTCATTGCCTTTAAGTCATTTAAGACATTTTTCTTTAAAAATAATGCCTGAACGATGCTAGTCAGGGATTGATTATCGTTTGGATCTAAGCTAAGGCGTAAAAAAGCAAGCATTGTTTTTACAACCCGACGTTCATAAAATGAATCTGCATCTTGCTCAATGGTAAACGGAAGATTTGACTGTGACAACCGTTCAAAGACCGCACGTGAAGAAGCATGAGTACGATATAAAATGGAAAAGTCAGAAGGAGATGCACCGGCTTGAACTTTCTCTTTTATATCTCGCACAATCATTGTGGCTTCTTCTTCTTCATCATAAGGAAAGAAAAAAGTTGGTATATGATCATGGTGAAACTGTGCTTTCATATTTTTTGGATGTCGCTCTGTATTGCGTTCAACGACCTTATTGGCAGCTGAAACAATTGAATGAGCAGAGCGGTAGTTTTGGTGAAGCGTTACTTTTTTCGTTCCTGGAAAATCTCTTTCGAAATTCAAAATAAAGCTTGGGTCACTGCCACGAAACGCGTAGATGGACTGATCATCGTCACCTACAACGCATAAGTTTTTAGAGTCAGCGCTCAACATTTTCATAATAGCATACTGAACTTTATTAATATCTTGAAATTCATCAATCAGAAAGTATCTGAATCGCTTTTGATAACGAACAAGAAGCTCAGGGTTATCTCTAAGCATTTGATAGCAGCCGTCCAGCATATCATCAAAATCGAACAGCCCTTGCTTTTGCTTTGTTTGTTCGTAATGAGTATACAGGTGGTGAACTTGCTCTTCCCACTGGCTAGCAGGACGAATATCTTTCACACCCAAAAGCGTATTTTTCCAATAGCTAATCTGTTGAATAGCTTGGTCGAATGGAAAATCTTTTTCGTCAAGATTTATTTCTCGTCCTGCTTCTTTTAAAATTTGTTCCTTTTGCCAATCCCATTTTAACAATCGACTCATTTGCCAAGAATCTGGGGCATGATGAACAACCATCCGCAGAAAAATACTATGGAATGTGCCGACAAGCATCTGCTTAATGATTGATGGTGACATTCCAGGATAAGATGTGAGACGGTTCTTCATTTCTTTTGCTGCTTTTGATGTAAACGTTACGAGCATAATTGAACGCGGATCAATTTTATGCTCTTGGATCATATAAGCAGTACGAGCGGTTAATACTCTCGTTTTTCCACTTCCTGCCCCAGCCAAAATTAAAAGGGGACCTTCAAAGTGAGTAACTGAGCTCCACTGATTTGTATCTAACACGATTTGATGTTCCTGCAATGCATGAGAATAGGATGATTTCGCTTCTTTCACTTCCGCTTTTGATGCTGAAAAAGCAGGAATTGGGTTGAAAAAAGTGGAATTTTTCCATTGAAGTTCATTTTTTACTTCGCTTTTCCCAATGGCTCTGCTTTTTGGAATTCGAAACCCTCCTTGTTCTTCATAGCTTGTACTTGAAGCCAGCACAGGAACGGGTTGTTTTTGGGTGAATGGTTTCATACATTCTGAGCGTTCGTGAGGGGCATTGCGATGATAAAAATAAGGAGCTTGGTGAATTCCGATTGCAAGATGAACAGTTTCCTTACAATGAGCACAAGTTAATTCATTTCGAATTCCTGCTTCATAAATCATTTGAAACTGACTGCGACCTAATGTGTCGAGTGAAATCGTCTTCCCGTTATGTAGAGCATTTTGCATACAGCTGACCTCCTTTATCGTTTCATTTCTGTTAAAACAGCTAAAAACTATCATACCATATTCAAATGACTATCGAACAGGTAGAGAGTAAAACAACTTGTCTAAGCAAAATGTCGAATATCTTTTGTTCAAACGGGAAAAAGATTATAAAAGGAGGAGAGGGTATGGGGTATATCTTACCTATTACGCCGTATCAATCGATTCAATATGCACAAAGAAGCCAGCTGAAAACCTACACTTTGCGAACCGTACAATCTGTCCAGCCAATCGTGAGCTTACAAAATAAGCGAAGCTCTACTTTACCTTTATCTTCTATGAACAACTATACGCACTATCGATCTAGGCAAGATCCGCAAGTAATTGAGCAAGATATTCCAAAAGGAACCTATATTAACGAAAAAGTCTAAATATTCTCGAGATGTTAATCTAAAAATAAAGAAGGCGATGCTTTTATTCTGTATTAACAAATGCTAATACTTTTGAATAAAGAGTTCATCGCCTTGTTGCCATTCTGCGTATAATACTTGTTTAACGCTAGGAATTCCTTGTTTTTCGATTTCTTGATGTAACCATTTTTCTGTAAAGCCTGACTCCGTTAAATTTTTAGTCAAAATGCGTCCGTCACTGATAAAGGCAATTGGAAGGGTAGGTTGTGTAACAGGTAATTGAAAGTCACCTTTAGTAGGAGCCGCATAGTCGGACTTTAATAAAACGCTCATTGTGCCGTCCGTTTCTAAGATAGCATATGCTACTTCGCGAATAGAAAAAGCGTTCTTAGAGCGGAGCATGTGCAACAATTGATCTACGTCTAATCGGTTACGCTGTAGTTCTCTGTAAGAAAGCTTGCCATTCCGAATAATAATGGAAGGTCGCCCTTCGAGAAACAAACGAAAAGGAATATTTTTTTGTGTAATAACTTCCGTAAAGTAAATGAGTGCACCCCAAACAGTTACAGCAAATGCAATCTTTCCAATCCCTATTTCAGAATCATACAGCGCGTTTCCGACCAATTCACCCAGCACAAGCGCTGAAATAAAGTCGAACGTTGTGAGTTGCGTAATGGTGGCGCGCCCCAGTAATTTCGTTAAAAAAAATAAGCAAACAAAGCCTACAAACAACTCTGAAGCAATTCTGATAAATTCCATTATTTCACCTTGTTTCCATCTTTGTTTATTAGTATGGAAAGATAAATGCTCTTTTATCCAATGAAATTTGACATGAAAAAGCTATGTATACAAAGAGGATTTTTGCTTGTATCTACATCAAAGCGTACCTACCTCTTTTTGCGTCTGTCCTTCCAGGAGAAATAAAATGCTTGGACAAAAAAAAGAAGGACAAGTAACCAAAGAGTAAAAGTTTCTCCAATGCCCATTAAGCGAAATGGACTTATAGCATTGTTTAGCGCCTCATGAACAGTGAATTGTTGAGAAATATCAATAACCAAGGAAAAGATTATTAAACAGCTTAACATTAGAAAAGCAACACCTATAATTTTCATCGCTTACACACTCCATTTAAGTAACCTTCCCTTTTTATCTCAATTTATAAAAAGATATAAAATGCAAAATTTCACATAAGAAATCCCTGTAAGGTTAAGATAATAGAAATAAAAAGAAAGGTGTTTCATTTCATGCCTTCGTTCTTTAAGAATCAAAAAAAACAAAAGAATTCGCATACGGCTAACGATTCTAATTCTTGCGTAGAATCTTCTCTAGAAGCAAACCGTCAGTACATCGCACGGAAAATGGGTGACAGTTCGGATATAATTGTTCGACATTTAAAATTAGGACTGAATTTGGAGATAGAAGTTGCAATTATTTATATAGAAGGAATTGTAGACAATCAATCTATTCAAGATTCTTTAATTGATTCTATAACCAAAAAGCCAAGCAAAACGAATATAACTGTAAATAATGCTTTAGATGTGATTTCGAAAAGTATCGTAACTACTGATGATTTATCGGTTATTAATAAGTGGGAAGATGTGTTTTTATCCTTAACAGCAGGTGACACAATTATACTTGTAGATGGAATAAATAAAGTGCTAAGCGCTAGTACTGCTGGGGGAGAAACTCGATCGATCTCTGAATCAACTACTGAAATGGTTGTTCGTGGGCCAAAAGCTGCATTTACAGAGTCTATAGGAGTAAACCTAGCAATGGTAAGGCGTATTATTAAGAGTCCTGATTTATGGACAGAGTCTTTGAAAATAGGCCGCATCACAAAAACAAAGGTTAATCTAATGTATATAAATGGCGTAGTGAAAGAAGAGATTGTTCAAGAAGTGCGCAGCCGGCTGAAAGAAATTGATATCGATAGTATTCTTGAATCAGGATATATTGAACAATTTATTGAAGATCAAACGTTGACGCCGTTTCCTACGGTTTATAATACGGAAAGACCAGATGTAGTAGCAGGAAATTTATTAGAAGGACGAATCGCTATATTTGTGGACGGAACGCCTTTTGTATTAATTGTTCCCGCTGTTTTTATACAGTTCTTTCAATCTCCAGAAGACTACTATGCTCGCTTTGATATTGCCACATCTATTCGTTTGTTGCGAGTCTTTATGTTTCTTATTTCGCTAACTGCTCCAGCAATCTATGTTGCTGCAACAACCTTTCACCAAGAAATGGTTCCCACAACGCTCATTGTAGCGATCGCAGCTCAGCGGGAAGCCGTGCCTTTTCCAGCATTTATTGAAGCACTTCTCATGGAATTAACTTTTGAAATTTTACGAGAAGCAGGGATTAGGTTACCAAAAGCAATTGGATCAGCCGTATCGATTGTAGGGGCACTTGTTATTGGCCAAGCAGCGGTACAAGCAAGTATTGTATCTCCTGCGATGGTTATTGTTGTTTCGATTACAGCTATAGCTAGCTTTGCTACTCCAGCTTTTGATATGGCTATTTCCGCTCGATTAATTCGTTTTCTATTTATGCTAGGTGCAGCAACGTTTGGTTTTTATGGGATCATCTTAGTTCTACTTTTAATGATTGTTCATCTTTGTAGTTTGCGTTCATTTGGTATTCCATACATGGCCCCGTTTGCACCTTTTATACCCTCAGAAAATCGAGATACAGTTATAAGATCGCCGTGGTGGAGCTTAAGGAAGCGTCCACGGCTAGTGAGTGATAATTCAGTTCGAGAAGAAAACGAAAAATCGGGTCCTCCTACAGGTCGAAATATGAAAAAAAACGTTTCTCAAGAGGGTGACAACAGTGAATCATAATAAGAGAATTTTTCTATTAATACTTATACTTTTTCTTTTAACAGGCTGTTGGAGCAAAAAAGAGTTAACCGACTTGGCACTCGTAGCGGCAATGGGTATTGATAAAACAGAAGATGGAAAATATGATGTAACACTTCAAATTATCAATCCTAGCAACGTAGCTGGAAGTTTTCAAGGAGGAGGAGGTTCTCAAAGTCCTCCTGTTACGATATATTCAGCTCAAGGTGATAATTTAGTTGAGGCAAGCAGGCGGGCTTCAACTAAAATTTCCAGAAGGTTATATTATGCTCATACAAACCTTGTTGTAATTGGGGAGAGGCTTGCAAAGGAAGATGGCGTAAACCTTTTAATTGATGCATTAGATAGAGATCCAGAATTCCGAATTACCTCTACCTTTACAATTGCAAGCGACTCAACAGCTGCAGCTCTTGTCAAAGCATTAACTCCTATTGACAAAATTCCAGCAAATAAAATTTTAAAGACCTTGGAATTTTCTCAAAGACGGTGGGGAGGAACGATAAAAGCATCAATCCAAGACGTGATGAAAGGTATTCATTCTCCTGGGAAGCAAACCATTGTTTCTGGATTTCGTATAGTTGGTAATGAAGAACAAGCACAAAGATTAGAGAATCTGGAGGAGAGTGCACCAAAAGCAACGCTCCGCGCTGCTGGAATTGCAGTTTTGAAGGAAGGGAAGTTAGTAGACTGGCTATACGGAGAAACAGCAAGAGGAACAGTATGGATTCTTGATAAGGTTCAAGGTACGGATATTAATATCGATTGGGAAGGCACTAAGGAAGCAATAGCTTACCAAACGGTTCGTCAAAAAACAAACGTATCTTCACAACTAAAAAGCGGTAAGCCTCATATGACTGTTCGTACTCGTGTGGAAGGAGAAATTGGTGCATTAAATGTACCAATCGATATAACGAATCCAAAGGTTATTAGAGAAATTGAAGAGGCGGTTGGGAAAGAAATTAAAAACGAACTAACGAAAAGCATTGAACATGCACAGAGCAAAAAAACGGACGTTTTTGGCTTTGGAGAAGTTGTGCATCGTACCAGTCCGAAAAAATGGAAGAAATTAGAGCCTGAGTGGAGCGATGCTTACTTTCCTGAACTAACTGTGGATGTGAAAGTAGAGGCCTATGTTCGTAGGGCAGGATTACGAAATAAATCGTTTCTTTCAGATGTAAAATAGAGATAAAAGGAGGTGCCAATGAAATGGAGAAAGCGAAAATTAGTGCTGTTCAGCTCTTTGTCTTAATGGTTCTTTTTCAAATGGGAAGTGCTTTGTTGGTACCTCTTGCAATGGATGCTAAGCAAGATGCGTGGTTAGTAATCTTGATGGGGATGATTGTAAGCTTTGTTCTCTTTTTAGTCTATCATAAAATTTATTGGTACTATCCAAATCTTTTACCTACAGAATACATGCAAGAAATTTTGGGGAAAGTGATTGGAACAGTAGTGGCATTTCTATACATTGTTTATTTTATGTATGATGCTGCAAGGGTTCTACGTGATTTTGGTGAAATGCTATTAACGTTTGCCTATCCAGATACGCCTCTATTTATAGCGAATGCTTTACTAATTCTTGTGATTATCTATATGGTTTACAATGGGATTGAAGTCATTGCTCGTTCAGGGGAACTGCTTTTTATCTTTATGTATATTCTTGCTGTTACAGGTTTTATCTTAATTGTAACGTCAGGTTTAATCGATACGACAAATTGGAAACCGGTGTTAGAAGAAGGGTTGTCTCCTCTTTTAAAAGTAGTATTTACAGAAACATTGTATTTTCCATTTGCAGAAGCTATTGTATTTACAATGATTTTGCCTTATTTAAATAACCCTAGACATGCTAAACGAACGTTGCTAGGGGCAACAGCACTAAGCGGAATTAATTTAACTATTACGATGCTGATTAACATAGGCGTACTAGGAGTAGATTTAACTTCTCGTTCGCAGTTTCCACTCCTGACTACTGTTCAAACCATACAGGTAGCCAACTTTTTAGAACGATTAGATGTCTTTTTTATGATTGCGATGGTAACAGGGATTTTTTTGAAAGTAAGCATTTTGTTTTACGCGGCTGTTATAGGTGCATCAAGTTTATTTAACGTTCAATCACCTTCACGCCTTGCCTATCCTTTTGGAATCATTATTCTATTCACATCAATCATGATTGCAAGCAATATTCAAGAGCATCTTGAAGAAGGCTTAAAGATAGTAATGAAGCTTTTACATATTCCTCTTTTTGTAGTTATTCCGCTTTTACTTCTTTTTGTAGCATTTTTACGAAATCGAAAGAAAAACTCTAGCAAAAACATTTGAAGTAATGCTGATGTAAATAAACAGCGCGCTGCTTGTAGGAAGCGCGCTGTTTGTTGTGACTATAAGAAAATATGTTTTTATAGCTTTTTAACCATTTCTACATGTGGGATACCGGCATCCATAAATTCACCTGACACCGTTACGTACCCGAGCTTTTCATAGAAGCCTTCGGCATGGGTTTGACCATGGAGCTTTAGCTTCGATAAGCCTTTATCCACGGCTAGGCTTTCCATTTTGTTCATGATAAGCTTGCCAACTCCAGCTTGTCGATGTGAAGGCATTACGCAAATACGCTCCATCTTGCCATAGCCATCCACTACGCGTAAGCGACCAGCCCCAACTGGTTTTCCCTCATCATACACAACAAGATGCGTTGCTTCTTCTTCGTACTGGTCGATTTCTTCTTCCACATCGACTTGTTGTTCTTCAACGAACACTTTTAGTCTTACATAGTAAGCATCTTCACGCTCGTCTTGTGTTGTTACTACTTTAATTTCCATAGGACTTTATTCCTTTCCAAATCTAAATGTTTCAAAGACCGTCCATGTATCGTTTTCTAATTGGTACATTAAGTGAAAGCGGTCGATAACTTCTTCGTGCGCAACGTCTACTAATTTAAGCTGACTGTATACATCTAGATGTTCATCATCTGAAAGTCTTTGCCCGATAGTGACATGTGGAATAAACGTATGTTCAGTCGGCTGTTCGAGTTGCCCTTCATGTAACATATTGTAAAGAGCCGTTAGTTCAGCTTTTTGTTCAACTTTTAAATAAATCACATTGTTCACAGGAGAGAATGAACTAACTTTGGTTACGTTTAGCGTAAATGGCTTAGCATCTTTTGCAACTTGACGAAGCTGAGTAGCAATATGCTCTATTTCAGTTTCTGAAGCTTCAAATACTTCTTTTACCGTTAAATGTGGTGCAATTAATGAATAATGAGGGTCGTAACGCTTTCGGTAAGAGTTCGCTACATCTTGCAGTTTTTTTGATGGAAAAAGAACAACGCCAAATTTCATAAAAAATCCCTCCAACATAAATGATTTAAAATATGTATATCATTTGTTTAGTATAACAAATTTTCCGACAATGTGACATCTTTCTAACGAAGCATCATTTCAAGTGAACGTTTAATATCTTTTTGCCAATATTTCCACGTATGATCGCCATCAAATTCATCGTAAAAGACAGCATAGCTTTTAGAATTCATTGCTTCATGAAGCTGTCGGTTCGGCTCTATAAAATTTAATACGCCGTCTTTTGTTGTTTTCACAGCTGTTTCTTGTGTGCCGATAACGTGATAAAAATCAAGCAGAGAAGGAGTTGAGAATTCATTTACGGCTTTTAGTACAGCTTCGTTCACAAACGGTGAGTGCATAATAACGTTGCCGAACGTGTTTGGGTACTGGATAGCTGTTAATAAAGAAACGGTAGCAGCCAACGAATCCCCGATAAGTGTGCGGGTTTTGCCCATCTGATAAGTAGGATACTTCTCATCAAGAAACGGAATAAGCTCATGAGCTAAAAAGCGAATATATGCTTCGTTCTGTGAGCCGTTTGGGTGATATTTTTCACGACGATCAGACGGATCCTTATAAGGGATACCAACAAAAATGGTGCGATCGATGGCCGATTCTTTCATAAGCTCATCAATTAAGCGAGGCGCTCGGCCGTACATGACATAATCTTTCCCATCTTGTGCGATAAGCAGTGAGTACTTATACAGCGTTGAATAGTTTGAAGGCAAATACACAAGTAGCGTCACGTCTTCTTGAAGTGACTCGCTGTAAAAAGATAGTTCCTCTAAATGACGTTTGCTTTCTGACATGATATCGACTCCTATACTGATAGTGAATGAAAACGCTACCTTTATTGTAGCATATTTATAAGTAAGTGGGATAAAGAGAAAGCCATCGTCTGAGCAATTTAGTCAGACAATGGCGTGAATTTCTTCAAAAGAGCTTTCTCTTCTTGATTATTTGGATCAATTTCTCGAACAATATACTCTTCTTCTTGTTCATTAATCACGACGTATTCGTCTTCATTTTTAATATAGCTGTAAACAGCGTTATTTGAGTAATAACCATTCACGTTATCTAAAATGACACCTTGAGTCTTTTTGTCGTATAAGCGATACGTGCCATCCTCATTAATGATGGAGTAGTGGTTTCCTGCGAAAAACGCAACTTCGTCTTTATTGCTGCTAAATCCTGAAATGAGCAAAAAGATAATTTGACTAATAAAAAACAGTGCTGT from Bacillus sp. 1780r2a1 encodes the following:
- a CDS encoding YjcZ family sporulation protein, which translates into the protein MGFGYGGYGCGYGGGYGGGFALIVVLFILLVIIGCACYN
- a CDS encoding stage VI sporulation protein F yields the protein MDNNMFKNIEKKTGVNMKDIFELANSVQNANFKDEQTVRNIVKRVAQIANKPISKQKEDQIVKALASNNQSIDFSTISKMLNEKKK
- a CDS encoding ATP-dependent helicase gives rise to the protein MQNALHNGKTISLDTLGRSQFQMIYEAGIRNELTCAHCKETVHLAIGIHQAPYFYHRNAPHERSECMKPFTQKQPVPVLASSTSYEEQGGFRIPKSRAIGKSEVKNELQWKNSTFFNPIPAFSASKAEVKEAKSSYSHALQEHQIVLDTNQWSSVTHFEGPLLILAGAGSGKTRVLTARTAYMIQEHKIDPRSIMLVTFTSKAAKEMKNRLTSYPGMSPSIIKQMLVGTFHSIFLRMVVHHAPDSWQMSRLLKWDWQKEQILKEAGREINLDEKDFPFDQAIQQISYWKNTLLGVKDIRPASQWEEQVHHLYTHYEQTKQKQGLFDFDDMLDGCYQMLRDNPELLVRYQKRFRYFLIDEFQDINKVQYAIMKMLSADSKNLCVVGDDDQSIYAFRGSDPSFILNFERDFPGTKKVTLHQNYRSAHSIVSAANKVVERNTERHPKNMKAQFHHDHIPTFFFPYDEEEEATMIVRDIKEKVQAGASPSDFSILYRTHASSRAVFERLSQSNLPFTIEQDADSFYERRVVKTMLAFLRLSLDPNDNQSLTSIVQALFLKKNVLNDLKAMSILNDVSFVEALGHLKDLKSFQQKKLKKIIPLFASLKKMKPVNAIETISKDMGFDDFVKKRGNEGNAMEKGSDDVRDLRVVARKFSTVKELLDHADHMIGMNKEMKVLSKQFNESVHLTTIHRAKGLEYKHVYVLGNVDGGIPHDYALESYRNGEVGALEEERRLLYVAMTRAKLSLYLSILQTRRGKTAYPSRFLKPFLKAY
- a CDS encoding DUF421 domain-containing protein; this translates as MMEFIRIASELFVGFVCLFFLTKLLGRATITQLTTFDFISALVLGELVGNALYDSEIGIGKIAFAVTVWGALIYFTEVITQKNIPFRLFLEGRPSIIIRNGKLSYRELQRNRLDVDQLLHMLRSKNAFSIREVAYAILETDGTMSVLLKSDYAAPTKGDFQLPVTQPTLPIAFISDGRILTKNLTESGFTEKWLHQEIEKQGIPSVKQVLYAEWQQGDELFIQKY
- a CDS encoding spore germination protein translates to MPSFFKNQKKQKNSHTANDSNSCVESSLEANRQYIARKMGDSSDIIVRHLKLGLNLEIEVAIIYIEGIVDNQSIQDSLIDSITKKPSKTNITVNNALDVISKSIVTTDDLSVINKWEDVFLSLTAGDTIILVDGINKVLSASTAGGETRSISESTTEMVVRGPKAAFTESIGVNLAMVRRIIKSPDLWTESLKIGRITKTKVNLMYINGVVKEEIVQEVRSRLKEIDIDSILESGYIEQFIEDQTLTPFPTVYNTERPDVVAGNLLEGRIAIFVDGTPFVLIVPAVFIQFFQSPEDYYARFDIATSIRLLRVFMFLISLTAPAIYVAATTFHQEMVPTTLIVAIAAQREAVPFPAFIEALLMELTFEILREAGIRLPKAIGSAVSIVGALVIGQAAVQASIVSPAMVIVVSITAIASFATPAFDMAISARLIRFLFMLGAATFGFYGIILVLLLMIVHLCSLRSFGIPYMAPFAPFIPSENRDTVIRSPWWSLRKRPRLVSDNSVREENEKSGPPTGRNMKKNVSQEGDNSES
- a CDS encoding Ger(x)C family spore germination protein, which gives rise to MNHNKRIFLLILILFLLTGCWSKKELTDLALVAAMGIDKTEDGKYDVTLQIINPSNVAGSFQGGGGSQSPPVTIYSAQGDNLVEASRRASTKISRRLYYAHTNLVVIGERLAKEDGVNLLIDALDRDPEFRITSTFTIASDSTAAALVKALTPIDKIPANKILKTLEFSQRRWGGTIKASIQDVMKGIHSPGKQTIVSGFRIVGNEEQAQRLENLEESAPKATLRAAGIAVLKEGKLVDWLYGETARGTVWILDKVQGTDINIDWEGTKEAIAYQTVRQKTNVSSQLKSGKPHMTVRTRVEGEIGALNVPIDITNPKVIREIEEAVGKEIKNELTKSIEHAQSKKTDVFGFGEVVHRTSPKKWKKLEPEWSDAYFPELTVDVKVEAYVRRAGLRNKSFLSDVK
- a CDS encoding spore germination protein; amino-acid sequence: MEKAKISAVQLFVLMVLFQMGSALLVPLAMDAKQDAWLVILMGMIVSFVLFLVYHKIYWYYPNLLPTEYMQEILGKVIGTVVAFLYIVYFMYDAARVLRDFGEMLLTFAYPDTPLFIANALLILVIIYMVYNGIEVIARSGELLFIFMYILAVTGFILIVTSGLIDTTNWKPVLEEGLSPLLKVVFTETLYFPFAEAIVFTMILPYLNNPRHAKRTLLGATALSGINLTITMLINIGVLGVDLTSRSQFPLLTTVQTIQVANFLERLDVFFMIAMVTGIFLKVSILFYAAVIGASSLFNVQSPSRLAYPFGIIILFTSIMIASNIQEHLEEGLKIVMKLLHIPLFVVIPLLLLFVAFLRNRKKNSSKNI
- a CDS encoding GNAT family N-acetyltransferase, whose product is MEIKVVTTQDEREDAYYVRLKVFVEEQQVDVEEEIDQYEEEATHLVVYDEGKPVGAGRLRVVDGYGKMERICVMPSHRQAGVGKLIMNKMESLAVDKGLSKLKLHGQTHAEGFYEKLGYVTVSGEFMDAGIPHVEMVKKL
- a CDS encoding YjcG family protein → MKFGVVLFPSKKLQDVANSYRKRYDPHYSLIAPHLTVKEVFEASETEIEHIATQLRQVAKDAKPFTLNVTKVSSFSPVNNVIYLKVEQKAELTALYNMLHEGQLEQPTEHTFIPHVTIGQRLSDDEHLDVYSQLKLVDVAHEEVIDRFHLMYQLENDTWTVFETFRFGKE
- a CDS encoding esterase family protein, whose protein sequence is MSESKRHLEELSFYSESLQEDVTLLVYLPSNYSTLYKYSLLIAQDGKDYVMYGRAPRLIDELMKESAIDRTIFVGIPYKDPSDRREKYHPNGSQNEAYIRFLAHELIPFLDEKYPTYQMGKTRTLIGDSLAATVSLLTAIQYPNTFGNVIMHSPFVNEAVLKAVNEFSTPSLLDFYHVIGTQETAVKTTKDGVLNFIEPNRQLHEAMNSKSYAVFYDEFDGDHTWKYWQKDIKRSLEMMLR